A genomic window from Silene latifolia isolate original U9 population chromosome Y, ASM4854445v1, whole genome shotgun sequence includes:
- the LOC141631371 gene encoding putative mitochondrial protein AtMg00860, protein MTSLTNSGAGIFSKIDLRSCYHQLKIKDENIPKTAFRSRYGHYEIVVMPFGLTKTAAAFMDVMNRVFSPYLDKFVVVFIDDILFYAKTKEEHEEHLRIVLQTLREHQLYVKLSKCEFWLEKVAFLGHIIAKEGVAVDPTKIEAVSRWVAPKNMAEIQSFLGLAEYYRRFVKDFSKIARPLTSLMRKEIRFKWEKSCETAFLTLKERLTTAPVLALPEGSENFEIYTDASKNGLGCVLMQNC, encoded by the coding sequence ATGACTTCTTTGACCAATAGTGGAGCCGGAATATTTTCAAAGATTGACCTAAGATCGTGCTATCACCAATTGAAGATCAAGGATGAGAACATTCCAAAGACCGCATTTAGATCAAGGTACGGACATTACGAGATTgtggtaatgccattcggattaacAAAGACAGCGGCCGCTTTCATGGACGTCATGAATAGAGTGTTTAGCCCATACTTGGATAAGTTCGTGGTGGTATTCATAGATGATATTTTGTTCTACGCCAAGAccaaggaagagcatgaggaacACCTAAGAATTGTTTTACAAACCTTGAGGGAGCACCAACTCTATGTAAAGCTTAgtaagtgtgaattttggttggaaAAGGTGGCTTTCCTAGGGCATATAATAGCAAAGGAAGGAGTCGCCGTAGATCCTACCAAGATTGAGGCCGTGTCTAGGTGGGTGGCACCCAAGAATATGGCGGAAATTCAAAGTTTCCTAGGCCTAGCCGAGTATTATCGCCGATTTGTGAAGgacttctccaaaattgctagACCCTTGACATCATTGATGAGGAAGGAGATCCGTTTCAAATGGGAgaagagttgtgagacggccttCTTGACCCTAAAGGAGCGCCTAACCACGGCCCCGGTACTAGCCTTGCCGGAAGGGAGTGAAAATTTTGAGatatacaccgatgcttcaaagaatggtctaggATGTGTGCTTATGCAAAATTGTTGA